The genomic interval GCCCCGTTCGCCTCGATCCACTCCCCCGTCCTCTCCTTCTCCTGGAGATAGCGCTTGAAGCGGCGGGACAGCACTTCGTGCATGGACCGGACGTCGTCCTGTCCCTCGAAGCCCTTGATCTGGAAGCGGCGGTACTCGCTCTTGCGGGCCAGCCCGTCCTCGAAGACGACCATGGAGGCCACCACGTCGTCGCCCTGGAGGTGGGAGATGTCGAAGCACTCGATGCGCAGGGGGGCGGAGTCCAGGTCGAGAGCCTGCGCGATCTCCTCCAGGGCGCGGGAGCGGGTGGTCAGGTCGGACGCGCGCTTGGTCTTGTGCAGGACGAGGGCCTGCTGTGCGTTGCGCTGGACCGTCGCCATCAGGTCCTTCTTGTCGCCGCGCTGCGGGATGCGCAGCGACACGTTCGAGCCACGGCGGTCGGCGAGCCACTGGGACACCGCCGTGCTGTCCTCGGGGAGGGCCGGTACGAGGACCTCCTTGGGGACGGCGTCGCCCTGCTCGTCGCCGTACAGCTGCTGGAGCGCGTGCTCGACGAGGCCCGCCGTGTCGACGGCCTCGACCTTGTCGGTGACCCAGCCGCGCTGGCCGCGCACCCGCCCGCCGCGTACGTGGAAGATCTGGACGGCGGCTTCCAGCTCGTCCTCGGCGACCGCGACCAGGTCGGCGTCGGTGGCGTCGTTGAAGACCACCGTGTTCTTTTCCAGGGCGCGGCGCAGGGCTCCTATGTCGTCGCGCAGGCGGGCCGCCTTCTCGTACTCCATCTCCTCGGCGGCCTCGTGCATCTGCTGCTCGATGCGCTTGAGGTACGTGCCGGTGCGGCCGGCCATGAAGTCGCAGAATTCCTCGGCCAGTTCGCGGTGCTCCTCGGGAGTGACGCGGCCGACGCAGGGCGCGGAGCACTTGCCGATGTAGCCGAGGAGGCAAGGGCGTCCGGTCCTGGCGGCGTTCTTGAAGACACCGGCGGAGCAGGTGCGTACGGGGAAGACGCGGAGCATCAGGTCGACGGTCTCGCGGATCGCCCAGGCGTGTCCGTACGGACCGAAGTAGCGCACGCCTTTCTTCTTGGGGCCGCGCATGACCTGGACCCTGGGGAACTCCTCATTGAGGGTCACGGCGAGGGACGGATAGCTCTTGTCGTCGCGGTACTTGACGTTGAAGCGGGGGTCGAACTCCTTGATCCAGGAGTACTCCAGCTGGAGCGCCTCGACCTCGGTGGAGACGACCGTCCACTCGACGGACGCGGCGGTGGTGACCATGCTCCGGGTGCGCGGGTGGAGATTGGCCAGGTCCTGGAAGTACGAGGAGAGGCGCGGGCGCAGGCTTTTGGCCTTCCCGACGTAGATCACCCGGCGGTGCTCGTCGCGGAATTTATAGACCCCCGGCGAGTCGGGGATCTGTCCCGGCTTGGGGCGGTAGCTGGAGGGGTCGGCCATGTCACACACCCTACTGGCGGGCAGTGACAGTGCGGGGTCGCCCGGGGGTGGGAGGTGTGCGTGGGGCCTCCCTCCCACCCCCTCGTGGCTACCCGCCCTGGGCTGTGCGGCGGCGTATCCGGAACGCTGTCGTGATCAGGGCAAGGGCAGCGATGCCCCCCGCGCCTGCGGCCAGTGGGGCGACGAGTGACGGCTCGGGAGCGGCTGTGGCGGCAGCCTTTGCCGCGTAGCCCCCCGCCTTGCCCTTCTTCGCGTACGCCGAACCGGGGAGCTTGTCGCCGTACGCCTTCTCAACGCGGTCCTGGTAGGCGGCGAGCGTGGTGCCGCCGGCGCCCACGGCCCGTACCGCGTCCTCGTCCAGAGGCAGCACGCGCGCCTTGCGCTGCACGTACCAGGCGTCGGTCTGCGGCTCGTGGAAGACGGTGCCGCCGGGGAGCTTGCGGGCGCCCTGTGCGGCGTAGCGCGTTTCGTCGTCGCCGGTGGCGATGTTCACCACCTGCCAGGAGCTGTCGTTCTTGGGCACCATCCACAGGGATGCCTTCTGGCCGTCGGACGAGACGGCCTTGCCCGCCAGGTACTCCAGCCGCGCGACCGGGGCGCCCTTGCGGCCCGCGACGAAATCGGGGGCGAGGGTGTAGACGGGCACGGTGACGGCCTCGACCCGGGGGTCGGCCGCCGCCCTGGTGACCGCGCCCTCGCGGGCGAAGAAGCGGGCCAGTGTGTCGAGGGTGGCGGGGGCTGCTGCCGCCTTGTGTGCGGCGGCGCGGTGCTCGGCAGAGGGGGCGGCTGGAACGGCGGGAGGGGTCGGGTTCTCGACGGCGGTGGCCTGTGGGGCGAGGCCGAGGAGGAGGGTCGCGGCGGCCGCGGCGACAATCGCCCGTGAGAGCGCCCGGGTGGCGTGTCCGGTCATCGCTGTCACGCCCCTATCCGGTAGAGCGAGTGGGTCCACGAGAAGGAGTTGTTGTTGACGTACCAGCTGTGGGAGGCCCAGTTGTAGCGGTCGCTCGTGGCCCATGGATCGCCCCAGTAGACCCAGCTGTTGGCGGTGTCGTAGCCGTAGATGACGTGCATGTGTCCGCCGCCGCTCTGCCACTGGATGCGGGTCTCTATGGGCCGGTCGGCGTTGACCTCGGTCTGCACGGTCGGGTAGCGGAGCCAGCCTGTGACGTACGAACCGGGGTTGATGCCCGCCCATGCAAGACCGTTTTGGACGTTCCCGAGGGTGGCCTGGTTGTTGGGGCATTCGGTGCCTTGCTGGCGGCCGAAGGCGGCGTTGCAGAACTGGTTCTGGCTGTAGTTCCTGCCGAACCATGCGGCGATGGTGTTGCCGCCTGCCGCCCAGCACCAGTTGGTCTTCTGCTGGGCCTGCATGGTGATGTTCAGGCGCTTGGAGGCGAGCGTCACCGATGGGTTGTCGGTGACGGTCGTGGTGGTCGGGGTGGCGGTGGTGGTTGCGGCGGCGGCTGTTGTGGCGGTGGCGGGCACGCTGAGCAAGGCTGCGGCAATCCCGGCGGCGAGGGAGAGCCGTCTCTTTCGGTTACGCATCGCGTTCCTCCCGAAGCGGGGGGTGGGGGGTGGGGATTGGAGGAGCGCGTCCGGACGCTGTTGAAAGGAGCATCAAGTGTTGTCGGGGACTGGTCAACACGCTTGAATGCGGGGTGGCACAGAGCTGTGAACGGTGTGGCCGCGGTGTGAACGCCCCCGCCCGCCCAACCTGGCCGAAAATCCCCGCAGGCGCACCGTCGCGCCGGCTCCTCGTGAACGTTCACTGGAGGAATCCGATGCCGCAGATCCTGAAGCCGGGGACGGACGCCGCGGGCACTGCGAGCACTGCTGAGACCGCGGGCCGTCCTGCGCAGGCCGATCTGGAGCAGGCGCTGCACACCGGCCCGTTCCACCTGGCCCTGCGCGCCGCCCTCGCGGTGCGCGGCCTGCCGTTGCAGCGCGTCCAGCACCACCTGGCGAGCCGCGGGATCAAGGTCGGTGTCACCAGCCTCAGTTACTGGCAGCAGGGCGCGCGGCGCCCGCAGCGCCCCGAGTCACTGCGGGCCGTACGCGCCCTGGAGGAGCTGCTGAAGCTGCCCGGCGATTCGCTGATCCGGCTGCTCGGCACAGAGGGCTCGCGCGCAGACGTGGAGCGCCCCGCCGCGCGCTCGTACCGCACTCTTGTCGAGCCCTCCCACGCCCTGGAGCAGCTGCTCGCCGAGCTGGAGTCCCCGGCCGACGGCGGGCTGCACACCGTCGGCCACCATGAGCGCGTACGGATCGGAGCGGCGCGGGAGCTGCTGGGGCGCGAATCGCAGCACGTCGTGCGTTCCCACCGGGACGGCATCGACCGCTACCTGGCCATCCACCACGGGGATCCGGGGTGCGACCCGGGGCGCGTCGTCGTGCGGGCCGGGGAGAACTGCCGGACCGGGCGTGTGCGGTGGGACAAAGAGACCGGGGTTCTCGTGGCCGAGCTGCTCTTCGACGCCCGGCTGAGGGCCGGTGAGACGTACCTCTTCGGTTACGCCGTCGAGGACGGCACCGGCGGCCCCAGCAGCGAGTACGTCCGCGGCTTCAGCTACACCGGCGGCCAGTACGTACTCCAGGTCCGCTTCGACGAGCGGGCGCTGCCCGTGCGGTGCCACCGCTTCACGCAGACCTCGGCGGGTGCGGCGCGCGGTGCCCGGAAGGACCTGACGCTGAGCGGACGGCACGGGACGGTGCACCTGGTCGAGCAGGGGGTGCGGGCCGGGATCCTCGGAATCGACTGGGACTGGGAGTGACGTCAGGCCTTGGGACCAGCCTTCGAACCGCCCTCCGGGTTGGCGACCAGCTTGCCGCCCTGGACCTTGACCGGGATCGCGGGCAGCGGCACGGTGGCCGGGCCCTGCAGCACCTCGCCGGTCGCCACATCGAAGAGGCTGCCGTGGCAGGGGCAGTTGCCCACGTCCTTCTCGATCTTGTCGAGGACGCAGCCCGCGTGCGTGCACTGCGCGCTGAACGCCTTGAACTCACCCTTGGCCGGGCAGCTCACGAGGATGCGCTGCTCGCGGTAGAGCTTGGCGCCACCGACAGGAACCTCGTCCGCCGCACCCAGATCCACGGGCGTGCTCGGCAGCGGCTTGGCGTGACCGAGCTTCGATTCGGTGGAGCAGGCCGCCACGCCCAGTCCGGCCGCGCCGGCGAGGACGACGCCCTTCAGCACGGTACGGCGGGGGGCTGGCTGGCCGGACATGCGGTCTCCACTGGTCAGAGGGTTCGGTGACAGACCCGACGATACCGGCGGAGATCGGAGCCCCTCGCGCGGGCTGTCGTAATCGAACGGCGATGGGTTACGTTCTGGCCCGTGATCGTCGTCGCCGGAGAGTCGCTGATCGACCTGGTGCCGCAGGGGCAGGACACGGGCCCGCTGGCGCCGCTGCTGCCGCGCCTGGGCGGCGGACCGTACAACACCGCTGTCGCGCTGGGCCGGCTCGGCGCCCCTGCGGCGTTCTGCTCGCGCATCTCGACGGACGGCTTCGGCGAGGCTCTCGTCGACGGGCTGCGGAAGGCGGGGGTGGACACCTCGCTCGTCCAGCGCGGTCCGGAGCCGACGACGCTGGCGGTGGCGACGCTGGGCGCGGACGGGTCGGCCGGATACGGCTTCTACGCGCAGGGCAGCGCGGACCGTCTCTTCGAGCTGCCGCCCGAACTTCCTTCGATGGTACGTGCCTTGGCGCTGGGCACCTGCTCTCTGGTGCTGGAGCCGGGGGCGAGTGCGTACGAGGCGCTGCTGCGGCAGGAGGCGGGGCGCGGGGTGTTCACCCTGCTCGACCCGAACATCCGGCCCGGCCTGATCCCGGACCCGGAGGCCTACCGGGCCCGCTTCCGGAGCTGGCTGCCGTACGTCACGCTGCTGAAGCTGTCGGAGGACGACGCGGAGTGGCTCGGCGGGGCGGTGGAGGAGTGGCTGGCGGAGGGCCCTGCGGCGGTGGTGCTGACGCGGGGCGCGGGCGGGCTGGCGGTACGGACGCGGACCGGGGCGAAGGCCGACGTCCCGGCGGTACGGGTCGCCGTCGCGGACACGATCGGCGCGGGCGACACGGTGAACGCGGCGCTGCTGCACCGGCTTTCGGCCCACGGTGCGCTGTCGGCGGGCGCGCTGGATGCGCTGGGCGCGGGCGCCTGGGCCGACACGCTGGGCTACGCGGCGATGGCAGCCGCGATCACCTGCTCCCGCCCGGGAGCGCAGCCACCGTACGCAGGGGAACTCACCCCCTGACGGACGCTGCGCGATGCCGCCGCGGGGGCTGCGCCCCAGCCCCCGCGCCTTCAGCCCGTCTGGCGTTTGAGGACATTCCCCCAGACTTCGTCCGGGGGACCCCAAGGGGCGTCTGGGGGTCTGGGGGCTTGCCCCCCACGCGGCGGAGCCGCAAATGTCACAGCCGGGAAGGGGCGGGGTGGGGAACAAGCCGGCTGCAGGCGCCCCACGAACGCGGCCCCCCACCCAAGGTCGGGTGAGGGGCCGCAGCAAACTACGTACCGGGGTCAGGCTCAGCGGGAGCGGGCCGCCTTCGCCGGCGCCTTCTTGACCGGCGCCTTCGCCGTCTTCCGCGAGGACGCCGACTTCGCCGCCACCGCCTTCTTGACCGCGACCTTCTTCGCCACCGCCGCCGCCTTCTTCACCGGCGTCGCGTCGCTCACCCGGTCGCCCAGGATGTCCCGGAGGAACTTGCCCGTATGGCTGGCCGGTACGCCCGCCACCTGCTCGGGCGTGCCCTCGGCGATGACGAGACCGCCGCCGTTGCCCCCCTCCGGGCCCATGTCCACGACCCAGTCCGCCGTCTTGATGACGTCCAGGTTGTGCTCGATGACGATCACCGAGTTGCCCTTGTCGACCAGTCCGGACAGGACCGAGATGAGCTTCGAGATGTCCTCGAAGTGCAGACCCGTGGTGGGCTCGTCCAGGACGTACACCGTGCGCCCCGTGGACCGCTTCTGGAGCTCCGAGGCGAGCTTCACGCGCTGCGCCTCGCCGCCCGAGAGCGTCGGCGCGGACTGACCGAGCCGGACGTAACCGAGGCCCACCTCGGTGAGCGTCCTCAGATGACGGGCGATCGTCGGTACGGCCTCGAAGAAGTCCAAGGCCTCCTCGATCGGCATGTCCAGCACCTCGGCGATGGACTTGCCCTTGTAGTGGACCTCCAGGGTCTCCCGGTTGTAACGCGCCCCGTGGCAGACCTCGCACGGAACGTACACGTCCGGCAGGAAGTTCATCTCGATCTTGATCGTGCCGTCGCCGGAGCAGTTCTCGCAACGGCCGCCCTTGACGTTGAAGGAGAAGCGTCCCGGCAGATAGCCGCGAACCTTCGCCTCCATCGTCTCCGCGAACAGCTTCCGCACGTTGTCGAAGACGCCGGTGTACGTCGCCGGGTTCGACCGGGGCGTACGTCCGATCGGCGACTGGTCGACATGGACCACCTTGTCGACGAGGTCGTCGCCGTCCACCCGCGTGTGCCGCCCCGGCACCGTGCGGGCGCCGTTCAGTTCCCGCGCCAGGTGGGTGTAGAGGATGTCGTTGACCAGCGTCGACTTTCCGGAACCGGAGACGCCGGTGACGGCCGTCAGGACGCCGAGCGGGAACGACACGTCGATGTCCTGCAGGTTGTTCTCGCGGGCGCCGTGGACGGTCAGCTGCCGCGTGGGGTCTATCGGCCGGCGGATGTCCGGCATGGCGATGGCCCGCTTGCCGACCAGGTACTGACCGGTGATCGACTCGTCGTTGTCCAGCAGCTCCTTGAGGGAGCCGCTGTGCACGACCCTGCCGCCGTGTTCGCCCGCGCCCGGGCCGATGTCGACGACCCAGTCGGCCACCTTGATGGTGTCCTCGTCGTGCTCGACGACGATCAGGGTGTTGCCCATGTCGCGCAGCCGGACCAGCGTCTCGATGAGGCGGTGGTTGTCGCGCTGGTGCAGACCGATGGACGGCTCGTCCAGGACGTACAGCACGCCGACGAGGCCGGAGCCGATCTGGGTGGCGAGCCGGATGCGCTGCGCCTCGCCGCCGGACAGGGTGCCCGCCGCGCGGTTGAGCGACAGATAGTCGAGGCCGACGTCGACGAGGAACCTCAGCCGCTCGTTGACCTCCTTGAGCACGCGCTCGGCGATCTTCTTGTCACGGGCGTTCAGCGTCAGGCGGCCCAGGAACTCGGCGCACTCGCTGATCGACATCGCGGCGACCTCGGCAATGGACTTCTCCATGACCGTGACCGCGAGGACGAGAGGCTTCAGCCGCGTGCCGTTGCAGGTCGGGCAGTGCACCTCGCGCATGTACCCCTCGAAGCGCTCCCGGCTGGAGTCGCTCTCGGCCTCGGAGTGCCGGCGCTTGACGAACGGCACGGCGCCCTCGAAGGACGTGGTGTACGCCCGCTCGCGCCCGTACCTGTTCCGGTAGCGGACCTCGATCTGGGTCTTGTGGCCGTGCAGCAGGGCCTTCTTCGCGCGCTGCGGCAGCCCGGCCCACGGGATGTCCGTACGGAAGCCGAGGGCGTCGGCGAGGGCGCCGACCAGGCGTGCGAAGTAGTCCTTGGTGTGCCCGTGGGACCACGGGTTGATCGCGCCCTCGTCGAGGGATTTCTCCTCGTCGGGGACGATCAGGTCCGGGTCGACCTCCATGCGCGTGCCGATGCCCGTGCAGTCCGGGCAGGCGCCGAAGGGCGAGTTGAAGGAGAAGGACCGGGGCTCAAGCTCCTCGAACGACAGGTCGTCGTACGTGCAGTAGAGGTGCTCGGAGTACATCCGCTCACGCTCGGGGTCGTCGGCGGGGAGGTCGACGAAGTCGAGGATGACCATGCCGCCGGCCAGCCCGAGGGCGGTCTCCACCGAGTCGGTGAGCCTGCGCTTGGCGCTGTCCTTCACCGTCAGGCGGTCGATGACCACCTCGATGGTGTGCTTCTCCTGCTTCTTGAGCTTGGGCGGCTCGCTCAGCTGGATGGTCTCGCCGTCCACCCGTGCACGGCTGTAGCCCTTGGTCTGGAGATCGGCGAAGAGGTCGACGAACTCGCCCTTGCGCTCACGCACGAGCGGCGACAGGACCTGGAAACGGCTGCCCTCGGGCAGCTCGAGCACCTTGTCGACGATGGCCTGCGGCGACTGGCGCGCGATGGGCCGGCCGCACTCGGGACAGTGCGGCTTGCCGATACGGGCGAACAGCAGCCGGAGGTAGTCGTAGACCTCGGTGATGGTGCCGACCGTGGACCGGGGGTTGCGCGAAGTCGACTTCTGGTCGATGGACACCGCGGGCGACAGGCCCTCGATGAAGTCCACATCGGGCTTGTCCATCTGGCCCAGGAACTGCCGGGCGTAGGAGGAGAGCGACTCGACGTACCGGCGCTGCCCCTCGGCGAAGATCGTGTCGAACGCGAGGGAGGACTTGCCCGACCCCGACAGCCCGGTGAAGACGATGAGGGAGTCACGCGGGAGGTCGAGCGAGACGTTCTTGAGATTGTGCTCGCGAGCGCCACGAACGATAAGACG from Streptomyces spiramyceticus carries:
- a CDS encoding papain-like cysteine protease family protein codes for the protein MRNRKRRLSLAAGIAAALLSVPATATTAAAATTTATPTTTTVTDNPSVTLASKRLNITMQAQQKTNWCWAAGGNTIAAWFGRNYSQNQFCNAAFGRQQGTECPNNQATLGNVQNGLAWAGINPGSYVTGWLRYPTVQTEVNADRPIETRIQWQSGGGHMHVIYGYDTANSWVYWGDPWATSDRYNWASHSWYVNNNSFSWTHSLYRIGA
- the uvrC gene encoding excinuclease ABC subunit UvrC, whose protein sequence is MADPSSYRPKPGQIPDSPGVYKFRDEHRRVIYVGKAKSLRPRLSSYFQDLANLHPRTRSMVTTAASVEWTVVSTEVEALQLEYSWIKEFDPRFNVKYRDDKSYPSLAVTLNEEFPRVQVMRGPKKKGVRYFGPYGHAWAIRETVDLMLRVFPVRTCSAGVFKNAARTGRPCLLGYIGKCSAPCVGRVTPEEHRELAEEFCDFMAGRTGTYLKRIEQQMHEAAEEMEYEKAARLRDDIGALRRALEKNTVVFNDATDADLVAVAEDELEAAVQIFHVRGGRVRGQRGWVTDKVEAVDTAGLVEHALQQLYGDEQGDAVPKEVLVPALPEDSTAVSQWLADRRGSNVSLRIPQRGDKKDLMATVQRNAQQALVLHKTKRASDLTTRSRALEEIAQALDLDSAPLRIECFDISHLQGDDVVASMVVFEDGLARKSEYRRFQIKGFEGQDDVRSMHEVLSRRFKRYLQEKERTGEWIEANGATEVPAEPQVEDDGRPKRFAYPPQLVVVDGGQPQVAAAQRALDELGIDDIAVCGLAKRLEEVWVPGEDDPVVLPRSSEGLYLLQRVRDTAHDFAIRYQRTKRAKRFRAGPLDEVPGLGDTRKQALVKHFGSVKKLRSATIDQICEVPGIGRKTAETVAAALAQAAPAAPAVNTATGEIIENDEEAAGTAGAAPVASPPERGQQE
- the uvrA gene encoding excinuclease ABC subunit UvrA, translated to MADRLIVRGAREHNLKNVSLDLPRDSLIVFTGLSGSGKSSLAFDTIFAEGQRRYVESLSSYARQFLGQMDKPDVDFIEGLSPAVSIDQKSTSRNPRSTVGTITEVYDYLRLLFARIGKPHCPECGRPIARQSPQAIVDKVLELPEGSRFQVLSPLVRERKGEFVDLFADLQTKGYSRARVDGETIQLSEPPKLKKQEKHTIEVVIDRLTVKDSAKRRLTDSVETALGLAGGMVILDFVDLPADDPERERMYSEHLYCTYDDLSFEELEPRSFSFNSPFGACPDCTGIGTRMEVDPDLIVPDEEKSLDEGAINPWSHGHTKDYFARLVGALADALGFRTDIPWAGLPQRAKKALLHGHKTQIEVRYRNRYGRERAYTTSFEGAVPFVKRRHSEAESDSSRERFEGYMREVHCPTCNGTRLKPLVLAVTVMEKSIAEVAAMSISECAEFLGRLTLNARDKKIAERVLKEVNERLRFLVDVGLDYLSLNRAAGTLSGGEAQRIRLATQIGSGLVGVLYVLDEPSIGLHQRDNHRLIETLVRLRDMGNTLIVVEHDEDTIKVADWVVDIGPGAGEHGGRVVHSGSLKELLDNDESITGQYLVGKRAIAMPDIRRPIDPTRQLTVHGARENNLQDIDVSFPLGVLTAVTGVSGSGKSTLVNDILYTHLARELNGARTVPGRHTRVDGDDLVDKVVHVDQSPIGRTPRSNPATYTGVFDNVRKLFAETMEAKVRGYLPGRFSFNVKGGRCENCSGDGTIKIEMNFLPDVYVPCEVCHGARYNRETLEVHYKGKSIAEVLDMPIEEALDFFEAVPTIARHLRTLTEVGLGYVRLGQSAPTLSGGEAQRVKLASELQKRSTGRTVYVLDEPTTGLHFEDISKLISVLSGLVDKGNSVIVIEHNLDVIKTADWVVDMGPEGGNGGGLVIAEGTPEQVAGVPASHTGKFLRDILGDRVSDATPVKKAAAVAKKVAVKKAVAAKSASSRKTAKAPVKKAPAKAARSR
- a CDS encoding Rieske (2Fe-2S) protein encodes the protein MSGQPAPRRTVLKGVVLAGAAGLGVAACSTESKLGHAKPLPSTPVDLGAADEVPVGGAKLYREQRILVSCPAKGEFKAFSAQCTHAGCVLDKIEKDVGNCPCHGSLFDVATGEVLQGPATVPLPAIPVKVQGGKLVANPEGGSKAGPKA
- a CDS encoding carbohydrate kinase family protein, which gives rise to MIVVAGESLIDLVPQGQDTGPLAPLLPRLGGGPYNTAVALGRLGAPAAFCSRISTDGFGEALVDGLRKAGVDTSLVQRGPEPTTLAVATLGADGSAGYGFYAQGSADRLFELPPELPSMVRALALGTCSLVLEPGASAYEALLRQEAGRGVFTLLDPNIRPGLIPDPEAYRARFRSWLPYVTLLKLSEDDAEWLGGAVEEWLAEGPAAVVLTRGAGGLAVRTRTGAKADVPAVRVAVADTIGAGDTVNAALLHRLSAHGALSAGALDALGAGAWADTLGYAAMAAAITCSRPGAQPPYAGELTP